A stretch of Ipomoea triloba cultivar NCNSP0323 chromosome 13, ASM357664v1 DNA encodes these proteins:
- the LOC116001992 gene encoding 60S ribosomal protein L37a, which translates to MTKRTKKAGIVGKYGTRYGASLRKQIKKMEVSQHSKYFCEFCGKYAVKRKAVGIWGCKDCGKVKAGGAYTLNTASAVTVRSTIRRLREQTES; encoded by the exons Atg ACTAAGAGGACGAAGAAGGCCGGTATTGTCGGAAAATATG GTACCCGCTATGGTGCTAGTCTCCGTAAACAGATTAAAAAGATGGAGGTCAGCCAGCATAGCAAGTACTTCTGCGAGTTTTGTGGGAAG TATGCGGTGAAGAGAAAGGCCGTAGGAATATGGGGCTGCAAGGATTGTGGCAAGGTCAAAGCGGGCGGGGCATATACCTTGAA CACTGCTAGTGCTGTGACAGTGAGAAGCACAATCAGAAGACTCAGGGAGCAAACTGAGAGTTAA
- the LOC116000822 gene encoding probable serine/threonine-protein kinase PBL19: MMKCFHVFKDKSRSKRRGESAPELGNRGNNNSSATTTTSSSRATKSTGSASSPRGIPEMYREKSQNLRAFSLSHLREATNNFHRTLKLGEGGFGSVYKGSLMPPDGQGDPLVVAIKKLNTQGLQGHKQWVAEVQFLAVLEHPNLVKLLGYCATDGERGIQRLLVYEYMPNKSLEDHLFRRAMPALPWRTRLNIILGAAQGMAYLHEGLEVQVIYRDFKSSNVLLDENFNPKLSDFGLAREGPIGDRTHVSTAPVGTVGYAAPEYVETGHLTIKSDIWSFGVVLYEILTGRRTIERNRPTSEQKLLDWVKQFPADSNKFRMIIDPRLQGRYSLNAARQVAKLADSCLTKNARNRPSMSQVVEALCQIMQRSEEGTSEIRGPEPVRTSRAVASDKQFGKKPISGTSRQMTSVS, from the exons ATGATGAAGTGTTTTCACGTTTTCAAGGACAAATCAAGGTCAAAGAGGAGAGGAGAGTCAGCCCCAGAACTGGGCAACAGAGGAAATAACAATTCCTCtgcaaccaccaccacaagcaGCAGCAGAGCCACCAAGTCAACCGGTTCTGCTTCATCCCCTAGAGGCATCCCAGAAATGTACAGAGAAAAGTCACAAAATTTGAGGGCTTTCTCCCTTTCTCACCTCAGGGAGGCAACCAACAATTTCCATAGAACCTTAAAGCTTGGGGAAGGTGGTTTTGGGAGTGTATATAAGGGATCACTAATGCCTCCTGATGGGCAGGGTGATCCTCTTGTTGTTGCCATCAAGAAACTCAATACCCAGGGATTGCAG GGTCATAAACAATGGGTTGCAGAAGTTCAGTTCCTCGCTGTCCTGGAGCACCCTAACCTCGTTAAACTTCTCGGGTACTGCGCCACAGATGGGGAACGGGGGATCCAGCGCCTATTGGTGTACGAGTATATGCCGAATAAGAGCTTAGAGGACCATCTTTTCAGAAGAGCTATGCCTGCCCTTCCTTGGAGAACAAGGCTAAATATTATCCTCGGTGCAGCTCAAGGGATGGCCTATTTGCACGAGGGCCTGGAAGTCCAG GTGATATATCGAGATTTCAAGTCATCAAATGTTCTCTTGGATGAGAATTTCAACCCCAAGCTTTCGGACTTTGGACTTGCAAGAGAAGGGCCAATTGGTGACAGAACTCATGTGTCTACAGCT CCTGTTGGCACAGTGGGATATGCTGCTCCAGAATACGTTGAAACTGGGCATTTGACAATCAAGAGTGATATCTGGAGCTTTGGAGTTGTTCTATACGAAATCCTCACAGGTAGACGAACAATAGAAAGAAATCGCCCTACTTCAGAGCAGAAGCTTCTGGATTGGGTTAAGCAATTCCCCGCTGATAGCAACAAGTTCAGAATGATAATCGACCCACGGCTTCAGGGTCGATACTCTCTTAACGCTGCAAGGCAGGTTGCAAAACTTGCAGATAGCTGCTTAACCAAGAACGCGAGAAACCGACCGTCAATGAGTCAAGTGGTGGAAGCTTTGTGCCAAATTATGCAGCGTTCGGAGGAAGGGACGTCCGAAATCAGAGGCCCTGAACCCGTAAGAACTAGCAGAGCTGTTGCCTCGGATAAACAGTTTGGAAAGAAGCCAATATCTGGAACTTCTAGACAAATGACCTCAGTTTCTTAG